A window of the Brassica napus cultivar Da-Ae chromosome C5, Da-Ae, whole genome shotgun sequence genome harbors these coding sequences:
- the LOC111201744 gene encoding uncharacterized protein LOC111201744 codes for MPRKLCFPSIKAYDGTSDPDDHVAQYRQRMLAVALPKESREATMCKGFDTTLIGPALQWYINLPSMSISSFAILSDKFVGQFASSKDLEKTSDGLYEILQHRAEPLRGYIDRFYQEKVAFPECNIPTAISVFKRGLHKELTKYQCKTMEDVLSRACTQLKQDPKAVRPDRNEQDERPSPRPTKDSGNRSRGRYQNRPIEKAEGMVASTWPDISHLSISRPELINVLRQMGQQVKWPQKMKALDSFRNPGLWCDFHRDHGHKTEDCIALRIEVNELLNKRHLREFLSEKAKSHLRGLEIRGISHAAAKKSNWNAKHGLEAAKPKRLLLGTGEISFTAKEQERVLTQHHDALVISLTAANCLVKRILVDNGSFGNIIFQPTYKDLGLEESALTQRITPLIGFSGKVILPVYAEGINMSTKFLVIDCESSYNMILGRLWIHGVGAVPSTLHQMVKFPTPWGIRAIRGDQEHVWDRSGHKLQVDPLHQPVRQKRSKFAPERDAIINDEVKSLLDTMFIREVQYPEWLANVVLFKKKNGKWRVCIDKDLNKSCPKDPFPLSHIDKLVDATTGHQLLSFIDAFFGYKQILMHPEDQEKTSLMTS; via the exons ATGCCAAGGAAATTATGCTTCCCCAGCATAAAGGCGTATGACGGTACCAGTGATCCGGACGATCATGTCGCCCAGTACAGACAGAGGATGCTCGCTGTAGCACTCCCAAAGGAGTCGCGCGAAGCTACCATGTGCAAGGGATTCGACACAACCCTGATCGGACCCGCCTTGCAATGGTACATTAACCTACCCTCCATGTCCATATCCTCCTTCGCGATCCTCAGCGACAAGTTCGTGGGGCAATTCGCCAGCAGTAAAGACCTGGAGAAAACTTCTGATGGTTTATACGAAATCCTCCAGCATCGGGCTGAACCCTTGCGAGGCTACATAGACCGCTTCTATCAAGAGAAGGTGGCCTTTCCCGAATGTAACATCCCTACTGCAATCTCTGTCTTCAAGAGAGGCTTGCATAAAGAGCTAACCAAATACCAGTGCAAGACCATGGAAGACGTGCTATCTCGAGCATGCACACAG CTAAAGCAAGACCCCAAGGCGGTCAGGCCGGATCGAAATGAGCAAGATGAGAGACCCTCTCCAAGACCAACAAAGGATTCTGGGAACAGAAGCCGGGGCAGATACCAGAACCGGCCGATCGAGAAGGCAGAAGGGATGGTAGCGTCCACGTGGCCAGACATCTCTCACCTCTCCATCTCAAGGCCGGAGCTGATCAATGTTCTAAGgcagatgggccaacaggtcAAGTGGCCTCAGAAGATGAAAGCACTCGATTCTTTCCGGAACCCTGGTCTTTGGTGCGACTTCCACCGCGACCACGGTCATAAAACGGAGGACTGCATCGCACTAAGGATCGAGGTCAACGAATTGCTCAATAAAAGACACCTCAGGGAGTTCCTTTCCGAGAAGGCCAAGAGCCATCTAA GAGGCTTGGAAATCAGAGGCATAAGCCATGCGGCGGCAAAGAAAAGCAATTGGAACGCCAAGCACGGCCTAGAGGCAGCCAAGCCAAAACGCCTGCTCTTGGGTACGGGCGAAATAAGCTTCACGGCCAAGGAGCAAGAAAGGGTTCTCACCCAACATCATGACGCCTTGGTCATATCGCTCACTGCAGCGAATTGCCTGGTAAAGAGGATACTGGTAGACAATGGAAGCTTcggcaacatcatcttccaACCCACATATAAGGATCTGGGGCTGGAGGAAAGCGCTCTGACGCAGAGAATAACCCCACTCATAGGATTTAGCGGAAAGGTCATCCTCCCGGTGTATGCTGAAGGGATTAATATGTCAACCAAGTTCCTCGTTATTGACTGTGAATCATCTTACAACATGATCCTAGGGCGGCTCTGGATTCACGGCGTGGGAGCCGTCCCTTCGACTCTTCACCAGATGGTGAAATTCCCTACACCTTGGGGCATAAGAGCAATCAGAGGAGATCAAGA ACATGTTTGGGATCGATCTGGACACAAGCTGCAAGTGGATCCCCTACATCAACCCGTCAGACAAAAGAGGAGCAAGTTTGCCCCCGAAAGGGATGCAATCATCAACGACGAAGTCAAAAGCCTGCTCGACACAATGTTCATTCGCGAGGTACAGTACCCGGAGTGGCTAGCCAACGTGGTCTTattcaagaagaagaacgggaagtggAGAGTCTGCATAGACAAAGACCTCAACAAGTCCTGCCCAAAGGACCCCTTTCCTTTGTCTCACATCGACAAGCTGGTCGATGCCACAACCGGGCATCAGCTGTTGAGTTTCATAGATGCGTTCTTCGGCTATAAACAGATACTCATGCATCCAGAAGACCAGGAAAAGACATCCTTGATGACATCCTGA